The Herminiimonas arsenitoxidans genome window below encodes:
- a CDS encoding Bax inhibitor-1/YccA family protein, protein MSNLQQTFGSTYDTTAVRHRVLRNTYWLLALSMIPTVLGAWLGVQFKFAFFAGSPFMGMIIFLAIAFGFFYAIEKTKNSGLGVALLLGFTFFMGLMLSRLIGHILGFANGTTLIMTAFGGTAAILATMATVATVSKRDFSGIGKWLFMGVLVIIVAAIANIWLQLPALQLTISVVAIGIFSAFILYDVQRIINGGETNYVTATLGIYLSVYNVFSNLLALLGIFGGERD, encoded by the coding sequence ATGAGCAATCTACAGCAGACCTTTGGGTCCACCTATGACACCACGGCGGTTCGCCATCGCGTATTGCGAAATACATATTGGCTGCTCGCCCTTTCGATGATTCCAACCGTGCTAGGCGCATGGCTGGGCGTGCAGTTCAAATTTGCATTCTTTGCCGGCAGCCCTTTCATGGGTATGATTATCTTTTTGGCAATCGCCTTCGGTTTCTTCTATGCAATTGAGAAAACGAAAAACTCCGGCCTGGGCGTAGCCCTGTTGCTGGGCTTCACATTTTTCATGGGCTTGATGCTGTCTCGCCTGATCGGCCACATCCTCGGCTTTGCCAACGGCACTACGCTGATCATGACGGCTTTTGGCGGCACTGCTGCGATCCTTGCAACAATGGCAACGGTAGCGACTGTTTCCAAGCGCGACTTTAGCGGCATTGGCAAATGGTTGTTCATGGGCGTGCTGGTAATTATCGTAGCTGCAATCGCAAATATCTGGCTGCAATTGCCAGCCTTGCAACTGACAATCTCAGTCGTAGCGATCGGCATCTTTTCCGCCTTCATCTTGTATGATGTACAACGCATCATCAATGGCGGCGAAACCAACTACGTCACCGCAACGCTGGGTATCTACCTGAGCGTCTATAACGTTTTTTCCAATTTGTTAGCGTTGCTCGGCATCTTCGGTGGCGAACGCGACTAA
- the ndk gene encoding nucleoside-diphosphate kinase, protein MAIERTLSIIKPDAVAKNVIGQIYSRFEGAGLKIVAARMTQLSRAEAEGFYAVHSARPFFKDLVDFMISGPVMIQVLEGENAIIKHRDLMGATDPKKAEKGTIRADFADSIDANAVHGSDAEETAKVEIAYYFPALNVYSR, encoded by the coding sequence ATGGCAATCGAACGCACACTGTCGATTATTAAACCGGATGCAGTAGCAAAAAACGTAATCGGTCAGATTTATAGCCGTTTCGAAGGCGCAGGCCTGAAAATCGTCGCTGCTCGCATGACGCAATTGTCGCGTGCTGAAGCAGAAGGTTTCTACGCTGTGCACAGCGCACGTCCTTTCTTCAAAGACCTGGTTGATTTCATGATTTCCGGTCCTGTAATGATCCAAGTGCTCGAAGGCGAAAACGCAATCATCAAGCACCGCGACCTGATGGGCGCAACTGATCCGAAGAAGGCAGAAAAAGGCACCATCCGTGCTGACTTCGCTGATTCGATCGATGCAAATGCAGTACACGGTTCCGATGCAGAAGAAACAGCGAAAGTTGAAATCGCTTACTACTTCCCAGCATTGAACGTTTATTCGCGTTAA
- the rlmN gene encoding 23S rRNA (adenine(2503)-C(2))-methyltransferase RlmN, translated as MTTLTNLLDLDPAQLIAYCGELGEKPFRAKQLQRWIHQFGANDFDAMTDLAKSLRDKLATRAIIAAPAVISDHTSSDGTRKWLVDVGQGNAVETVFIPEENRGTLCISTQAGCAVNCRFCSTGKQGFNRNLSVGEIIGQLWMAEFELRRTKGIEPGPKGERQITNVVMMGMGEPLLNYEPTVTALKLMLDDNAYGLSRRRVTLSTSGVVPMIDKLSQDCAVALAVSLHASNDPLRDGLVPLNKKYPLVELMAACKRYLEFAPRDFVTFEYCMLDGVNDTDQHARELVALVRQADVSCKFNLIPFNPFPESGLTRSQNPRIKAFAQVLMDADIITTIRKTRGDDIDAACGQLAGEVQDRTKVQDRMKKMAEYQEKFGKNFGRIVEISS; from the coding sequence ATGACGACTCTCACCAATCTGCTGGATCTGGATCCTGCGCAACTCATCGCTTATTGCGGCGAGTTGGGTGAGAAGCCGTTTCGCGCCAAGCAATTGCAGCGCTGGATACATCAATTCGGCGCGAACGATTTTGACGCGATGACCGATTTGGCTAAATCGTTGCGCGACAAGCTGGCTACGCGCGCGATCATTGCTGCACCCGCTGTGATTTCTGATCACACCTCTTCCGACGGTACGCGCAAGTGGCTGGTCGATGTGGGGCAGGGCAATGCAGTAGAAACAGTTTTTATCCCTGAAGAAAATCGCGGCACCTTGTGTATTTCCACACAAGCTGGTTGCGCGGTGAATTGCCGTTTTTGTTCGACAGGCAAGCAGGGCTTTAACCGCAATCTGTCGGTTGGTGAAATTATCGGCCAACTGTGGATGGCAGAATTCGAATTACGTAGAACCAAAGGCATAGAGCCTGGCCCTAAAGGCGAGCGCCAAATCACCAATGTGGTGATGATGGGCATGGGTGAGCCTTTGCTGAACTACGAACCAACTGTTACGGCACTCAAGCTGATGTTGGACGATAACGCTTATGGCTTGTCGCGTCGCCGCGTGACCTTATCGACCAGCGGTGTGGTGCCTATGATAGACAAGCTGTCGCAGGATTGCGCAGTCGCACTGGCGGTATCGCTGCATGCGTCGAACGATCCTTTGCGCGACGGTCTGGTTCCTCTGAATAAGAAGTATCCGCTGGTTGAATTGATGGCTGCCTGCAAGCGCTATCTGGAATTCGCACCGCGTGATTTCGTTACCTTTGAATATTGCATGCTGGATGGCGTCAACGATACTGATCAGCATGCGCGTGAACTGGTCGCCTTGGTGCGTCAGGCGGATGTATCGTGCAAATTTAATCTGATTCCGTTCAATCCTTTCCCTGAATCGGGTTTGACGCGTTCGCAAAATCCGCGCATCAAAGCCTTTGCGCAAGTGTTGATGGATGCAGACATCATCACCACGATACGCAAGACACGCGGCGATGATATCGACGCCGCTTGCGGACAATTGGCGGGTGAAGTGCAGGACCGTACGAAAGTGCAGGATCGCATGAAGAAGATGGCAGAGTACCAGGAAAAATTTGGCAAGAATTTTGGCCGCATTGTGGAGATTTCATCTTGA